A segment of the Tsukamurella tyrosinosolvens genome:
GACGGCCTCAAGGAGGGCTGGAAGCGGTACGGCGTGGGCAAGGACGAGGACGCCCACCACTGGATGAAGTTCGAGGACCGGTTCGATCTGTCCAAGGAGCCCAACGAGATCAACCGGTTCGGCTACCTCGTCGAGGTCAACCCGCACGACCCGAAGTCCACCCCGATCAAGCACTCGGCCCTGGGCCGCATGAAGCGCGAGGGCGGCAACATCTACGTCACGCCCACGGGTGAGGTCGTGACCTACTGCGGCGACGACTCGAAGTTCGAGTACATCTACAAGTTCGTCAGCTCGCGGAAGATCCAGCCGGGCAAGGGCGCCGCGGCCATGGAGTCGAACATGCGGATCCTCGACGAGGGCACGCTGTACGTCGCCAAGTTCGAGGGCCAGAAGGTCGAGAACGGCACGGTCCCCGAGGGCGGCTACAAGGGCACCGGGAAGTGGATCCCCCTGCTCACCACCAAGGCCGACGGCAGCGCCGAGTCGCACGTCGAGGGCATGCCGGCCGAGAACGTCGCGCTGTGGACCCGCGTCGCGGGCGACAAGGTGGGCGCGACCAAGATGGACCGCCCCGAGGACATCGAGCCGAACCCCAAGACCGGCAAGATCTACTGCGCGCTGACCAACAACAGCGACCGCGGCACCGAGGGCAAGGCCGGCATCGACACGCCGAACCCGCGCGTGAAGAACAAGAGCGGGCAGCTGCTCGAGATCACCGACAACCACACCGGCACCGACTTCTCCTGGGACCTGCTGCTGGTGTGCGGCGACCCCGCCGCCGCCGACACGTACTACGGCGGCTTCGACAAGACCAAGGTCTCGCGGATCAGCTGCCCCGACAACGTCACCTTCGATTCGCACGGCAACCTGTGGATCTCGACCGACGGCACCAACGCCACCTTCGACAGCAACGACGGCCTGTTCGGCGTCGTCCTGGAGGGCAAGGACCGTGGCCTGACCAAGCAGTTCCTCACGGTGCCCTTCGGCGCCGAGACCTGCGGCCCCGTCGTGCGCGACAACCGCGTGCTCGTCGCGGTGCAGCACCCGGGCGAGACCGACGACGCGACGGCCGACAAGCCCACCTCGCACTGGCCCGACGGCGGCTCCAGCCAGCCCCGCCCGTCGGTGGTCGCGGTATGGAAGAAGTCGGGGAACATCGGGTCGTAATCCCCCGTTCCTCCGGTCCGACGGTGCCGGGCTCGCCTGCGGGCGGGCCCGGCACCATCGTTCCAACCCTTAGTATCGAGGTCATGACCCCCGCGTCCGAAGCACCCGGCGCACCGTCGGCCCCGGCGGCCGATGCCGCGATCGACGACCTCGCCTCCCGCCTGCGCTCCCCGCTGCTGCAGCTGCACTTCCTGGTGCGGCGCAACACCCCCGGCCCCGACCTCACCCCCGCGCAGCAGGCCGCCCTGCAGAGCCTGCTGCTCCTGGGTCCGGTGCGGATGGGCGAGCTCGCACGCTACTTGCGGATCCGCCTGCCCTCTGCCACGAGCGCCGTGGACGGCCTCGAGCGGCTCGGCCTCGCGGAGCGCAGCCCCGACCCCGACGACGGCCGGGCCGTGGTCGTCAAGCTCTCCGAGCACGGGCAGCAGCTGACCTCCGAGCTGGTGGCGGCGCGCAACGCGATGCTGGCCGGACACCTGGGCGAGCTGTCCGACGAGGACCGCGCGAACCTGGATCGCGCGATCCCCGCGCTGCACAAGCTCATGGACCGGTACCGGGACGACCTCTGAGGAATCAGTCACACGCGCTTGCCTTTCGCACGGCGAATTAGTTAGGATTTCGTAGTATTGAAAGGAGCTGCGATGACGACCACCGCCGACCACGACCAGACAGAGCACGCGCACCCCAGCCTGCGCGAGACCCTCTCCCATCAGCCCAAGGCGGTGTGGGTCACGGCCTTCGCCGCGGTCATCGCGTTCATGGGGATCGGCCTCGTCGACCCCATCCTGGTGTCGATCGCGGAGTCGCTACACGCGACGCCCAGCCAGACCACGCTGCTGTTCTCGTCCTACCTGGGTGTGCAGGTCGTGGCGATGCTCTTCATCGGCTGGTTCACCTCGATGTTCGGCGCCAAGCGCACCGTCATCGCCGGCCTGCTGCTCATCGTCATCGCCGCCGCGGCCTGCGCCCTCGCGAACTCGATCGGCGTGCTGGTGGCCTGGCGCGCGGTGTGGGGCCTCGGTAACGCGCTGTTCATCGCCACCGCCCTCGCGGTGATCGTCTCCGCCGCCACCGGCGGCCAGCAGGGTGCGATCCTGCTCTACGAGGCGGCCCTGGGCCTCGGCCTGGCCGTGGGCCCGCTGCTGGGCGCCGTGCTCGGCGGCGTCTCCTGGCGCGGGCCGTTCGCCGGGACCGCGATCCTCATGCTCATCGGCGCCGTCCTCTGCGCCACCATGCTCAAGCCCGATGCGGCCGAGGCGAGGGAGAAGCGACAGCGCGAGGGCACCGTCTCCCCTCTCGCTCCCCTGCGCGCCCTGCGCCAGCGCGGCCTGTTCCTCACCGGACTCGGCTCCGCGTTCTACACCGCGGCCTTCTTCACCATCCTCGCGTGGTCGCCGTTCGTGCTGCACCGCAGCGCCTACTTCGTGGGTGCGGTCTTCGTCGGCTGGGGCCTGCTGGTCGCCGTGAGCGGCGT
Coding sequences within it:
- a CDS encoding PhoX family protein, which codes for MRLPNLRLLTDHDGKSARSHTTCKYKCGNQCFREHDNQSDNEYFGDITRRTVLRGAGVAALGAGAVTVLAACGDNGSSGAGASSSAAAGNGAPSENVNAPGLNFNAITPNKADAVTVPEGYEQAVVIRWGDPVVPGAPQFDFDKQTPEAQAQQFGFNNDFTDLIPVDGKPDTFLMVCNQEYTTGTAMFKGYKEGDPTENQVRVEMAAHGITVVEVKGEPGSGKLTPVLGEYNRRITASTEFELRGPAAGTFFTKTTADPTGTRVLGTIANCSGGITPWGTMISGEENYTNYFSGTDKPPLDGLKEGWKRYGVGKDEDAHHWMKFEDRFDLSKEPNEINRFGYLVEVNPHDPKSTPIKHSALGRMKREGGNIYVTPTGEVVTYCGDDSKFEYIYKFVSSRKIQPGKGAAAMESNMRILDEGTLYVAKFEGQKVENGTVPEGGYKGTGKWIPLLTTKADGSAESHVEGMPAENVALWTRVAGDKVGATKMDRPEDIEPNPKTGKIYCALTNNSDRGTEGKAGIDTPNPRVKNKSGQLLEITDNHTGTDFSWDLLLVCGDPAAADTYYGGFDKTKVSRISCPDNVTFDSHGNLWISTDGTNATFDSNDGLFGVVLEGKDRGLTKQFLTVPFGAETCGPVVRDNRVLVAVQHPGETDDATADKPTSHWPDGGSSQPRPSVVAVWKKSGNIGS
- a CDS encoding MarR family winged helix-turn-helix transcriptional regulator, with amino-acid sequence MTPASEAPGAPSAPAADAAIDDLASRLRSPLLQLHFLVRRNTPGPDLTPAQQAALQSLLLLGPVRMGELARYLRIRLPSATSAVDGLERLGLAERSPDPDDGRAVVVKLSEHGQQLTSELVAARNAMLAGHLGELSDEDRANLDRAIPALHKLMDRYRDDL
- a CDS encoding MFS transporter is translated as MTTTADHDQTEHAHPSLRETLSHQPKAVWVTAFAAVIAFMGIGLVDPILVSIAESLHATPSQTTLLFSSYLGVQVVAMLFIGWFTSMFGAKRTVIAGLLLIVIAAAACALANSIGVLVAWRAVWGLGNALFIATALAVIVSAATGGQQGAILLYEAALGLGLAVGPLLGAVLGGVSWRGPFAGTAILMLIGAVLCATMLKPDAAEAREKRQREGTVSPLAPLRALRQRGLFLTGLGSAFYTAAFFTILAWSPFVLHRSAYFVGAVFVGWGLLVAVSGVWLAPKVAAALGERAGSIAAVLVYGALLVVAAIGHENVAVVVTVVVLSGIPSGVLNTLFTGTAMSIADAPRPVASAGYNFLRWAGGALAATFVAHFANWFGSPAAPFYIGAIACVVAAVILTQVRGRGADSREVPAEAALVGDAEF